One window of the Perca flavescens isolate YP-PL-M2 chromosome 16, PFLA_1.0, whole genome shotgun sequence genome contains the following:
- the LOC114570990 gene encoding GRAM domain-containing protein 2B isoform X2, producing the protein MVLMTEQEDRPLTPLSAPEKLSNRDSRGNRSTSDVDHGAEWRPRRHGGSPPDLQLCLDTETDPSESRKKPASVRLKPVEQLSPVLNPSDCETKFERKKAQPSHLSKTNAQYHKLFKEVSKDELLKQSYTCALQRDILYQGKMFVSDNWVCFHSKVFGRDTKISIPVLSVTFIKKTKTALLVPNALVIETTTDQHVFVSFLSRNTTFKLLKSICGHLEVDKTGSIPVISSCENSFRVKCPSSLPLHFSADFSALDGVVQQRRQEMMESSSSGSQTPDYDKITGSTKLKDKASQPMSLHAILLIYLFLVTVLVLSSCYMAFKIVALEHRLNSLVSVGQHIRNDNAVSHRPQKESNSAIYGELSSNLFKLEKIQRSLRKLLEET; encoded by the exons ATGGTACTGATGACCGAGCAGGAGGACAGACCTCTGACCCCGTTATCCGCACCGGAGAAACTTTCCAACAGAGACTCCCGAGGGAATCGGTCGAC GTCTGATGTGGACCATGGGGCTGAGTGGAGACCGAGGAGGCACGGAGGCTCACCTCCAGACCTCCAGCTGTGTctggacacagagacagacccCTCGGAGAGCAGGAAGAAACCAGCCAGCGTCAG ATTGAAACCTGTGGAGCAGCTTTCACCTGTGCTGAATCCAAGTGACTGTGAAACAAAATTTGAAAGGAAGAAAGCCCAGCCCAGCCAC TTATCAAAAACAAATGCCCAGTATCATAAGTTATTCAAGGAGGTCAGCAAAGATGAGCTCCTCAAGCAAA GCTACACTTGTGCCCTGCAGAGAGACATTTTATATCAGGGCAAGATGTTCGTCTCTGATAACTGGGTCTGTTTCCACTCCAAAGTCTTTGGCAGAGATACCAAG ATTTCAATCCCAGTGCTGTCTGTGACGTTCATCAAAAAAACGAAAACTGCACTATTAGTGCCAAACGCCCTCGTGATCGAAACAACAACTGATCAG catgtgtttgtgtccttcCTCTCTCGAAACACCACCTTTAAACTTCTGAAGTCCATCTGCGGTCATCTGGAG GTGGATAAGACTGGTAGCATTCCCGTTATTTCCTCCTGTGAAAACAGCTTCAGAGTGAAATGCCCATCGTCGCTCCCCCTG CACTTTTCTGCGGACTTCTCCGCCCTCGACGGGGTTGTGCAACAAAGACGCCAGGAGATGATGGAGAGCAGCAGCTCCGGCTCTCAAACTCCAGATTACGACAAAATAACTG GGTCTACAAAGCTCAAAGACAAAGCCTCACAGCCCATGTCGCTACACGCCATTCTCCTCATCTATTTGTTTCT AGTCACTGTTCTCGTCTTGTCCTCCTGTTACATGGCTTTCAAGATCGTGGCTCTTGAGCATCGTTTGAACTCGTTAGTGTCCGTGGGGCAACACATCCGCAATGA CAACGCAGTGAGCCACAGGCCCCAGAAAGAATCCAACTCTGCGATATATGGAGAACTGTCTTCCAATTTGTTCAAGCTAGAAAAG ATTCAAAGAAGCCTTCGGAAGCTACTTGAAGAGACTTAA
- the LOC114570990 gene encoding GRAM domain-containing protein 2B isoform X1: protein MVLMTEQEDRPLTPLSAPEKLSNRDSRGNRSTSDVDHGAEWRPRRHGGSPPDLQLCLDTETDPSESRKKPASVRLKPVEQLSPVLNPSDCETKFERKKAQPSHLSKTNAQYHKLFKEVSKDELLKQSYTCALQRDILYQGKMFVSDNWVCFHSKVFGRDTKISIPVLSVTFIKKTKTALLVPNALVIETTTDQHVFVSFLSRNTTFKLLKSICGHLEVDKTGSIPVISSCENSFRVKCPSSLPLHFSADFSALDGVVQQRRQEMMESSSSGSQTPDYDKITDFSGLPDKLLSAVKSREVSVHADIHLQSPSQKHGAALKNGSTKLKDKASQPMSLHAILLIYLFLVTVLVLSSCYMAFKIVALEHRLNSLVSVGQHIRNDNAVSHRPQKESNSAIYGELSSNLFKLEKIQRSLRKLLEET, encoded by the exons ATGGTACTGATGACCGAGCAGGAGGACAGACCTCTGACCCCGTTATCCGCACCGGAGAAACTTTCCAACAGAGACTCCCGAGGGAATCGGTCGAC GTCTGATGTGGACCATGGGGCTGAGTGGAGACCGAGGAGGCACGGAGGCTCACCTCCAGACCTCCAGCTGTGTctggacacagagacagacccCTCGGAGAGCAGGAAGAAACCAGCCAGCGTCAG ATTGAAACCTGTGGAGCAGCTTTCACCTGTGCTGAATCCAAGTGACTGTGAAACAAAATTTGAAAGGAAGAAAGCCCAGCCCAGCCAC TTATCAAAAACAAATGCCCAGTATCATAAGTTATTCAAGGAGGTCAGCAAAGATGAGCTCCTCAAGCAAA GCTACACTTGTGCCCTGCAGAGAGACATTTTATATCAGGGCAAGATGTTCGTCTCTGATAACTGGGTCTGTTTCCACTCCAAAGTCTTTGGCAGAGATACCAAG ATTTCAATCCCAGTGCTGTCTGTGACGTTCATCAAAAAAACGAAAACTGCACTATTAGTGCCAAACGCCCTCGTGATCGAAACAACAACTGATCAG catgtgtttgtgtccttcCTCTCTCGAAACACCACCTTTAAACTTCTGAAGTCCATCTGCGGTCATCTGGAG GTGGATAAGACTGGTAGCATTCCCGTTATTTCCTCCTGTGAAAACAGCTTCAGAGTGAAATGCCCATCGTCGCTCCCCCTG CACTTTTCTGCGGACTTCTCCGCCCTCGACGGGGTTGTGCAACAAAGACGCCAGGAGATGATGGAGAGCAGCAGCTCCGGCTCTCAAACTCCAGATTACGACAAAATAACTG ACTTCAGCGGCCTCCCGGACAAACTTCTAAGTGCAGTGAAGAGCAGAGAGGTTTCAGTCCATGCAGACATTCACCTCCAGAGTCCAAGCCAAAAACACGGAGCTGCCCTGAAGAACG GGTCTACAAAGCTCAAAGACAAAGCCTCACAGCCCATGTCGCTACACGCCATTCTCCTCATCTATTTGTTTCT AGTCACTGTTCTCGTCTTGTCCTCCTGTTACATGGCTTTCAAGATCGTGGCTCTTGAGCATCGTTTGAACTCGTTAGTGTCCGTGGGGCAACACATCCGCAATGA CAACGCAGTGAGCCACAGGCCCCAGAAAGAATCCAACTCTGCGATATATGGAGAACTGTCTTCCAATTTGTTCAAGCTAGAAAAG ATTCAAAGAAGCCTTCGGAAGCTACTTGAAGAGACTTAA
- the LOC114570974 gene encoding zinc finger protein 703 — translation MKYRPLGSVSKPIELSETSDSTKSRPGAVVSLLTPLDPLRQAKRLPIRLIKMLTAHTGHLLHPEYLQPMTPAPVSIELDAKKSPLALLAQTCSQIGKPDPPSSSKLGSSCSQGDKETSSRSSGSSLKLGGEHRPSGEDKCSFKPYNKGSGDCRRDGVTSSSDKVGFRVPSNNVTTNGNSINGLQSYPPHAASPSSRAGSSTPPGHTQQQQPHKQSQSPGGQPASHSRTPSGETVHEQGSPTSASSSNPKKDADVNKSNSDSPHDANSSHVRASTNCSNSSSDGGSNHEGGKAESAQPNLRPGRLTPISPYKTSQPLYPLPSSNMGYHGSVVGAYAGYPSQFAHGLDPTKSGLGVGSMGKHPSSSPLTGASPPSFMQSLCRDPYCLSYPGVSHLGGGNCNSCLHDPSSTLKSNFPLVYPSHPLHSLHQSSMSSSVSSSLSHPLYTYGFMLNNDPLPHACNWVSAGGPCDKRFSTSDELLAHLRTHTALPLGMDSKLISVSSSGPASCHLHIPHQSSPGSMPSSFSLRAPPSLGLARYHPYSKVHLPPGPSPISLHSLPTTGPYYPHYALYSQRLGSASALGYQ, via the exons ATGAAATATCGCCCTTTAGGATCAGTAAGTAAGCCGATCGAGCTCAGTGAGACCAGCGACAGTACAAAGTCTCGTCCCGGTGCTGTGGTCTCTTTGTTGACCCCTCTAGACCCACTCCGGCAGGCAAAGCGGCTTCCCATCCGACTTATCAAGATGTTGACTGCGCACACTGGACACTTGCTTCACCCGGAATATTTACAGCCTATGACGCCCGCACCAGTGAGCATTGAG CTGGATGCCAAGAAGAGTCCACTGGCCCTGCTGGCACAGACCTGCTCTCAGATTGGTAAACCAGACCCTCCGTCCTCCTCCAAGCTGGGCTCGTCCTGCAGCCAGGGGGACAAGGAGACCAGCAGTCGGTCGTCCGGCTCCAGCCTGAAGCTCGGGGGGGAGCACCGCCCCTCTGGGGAGGACAAGTGTAGCTTTAAGCCCTACAACAAGGGCAGTGGAGACTGTCGCAGGGACGGAGTTACCAGCAGCAGTGATAAAGTTGGGTTCAGGGTACCCAGCAATAATGTCACCACTAATGGAAATTCAATCAACGGCCTGCAGTCCTATCCGCCCCACGCTGCCTCACCCAGCTCAAGAGCAGGCAGCAGCACCCCACCAGGACacactcagcagcagcagcctcacAAGCAGAGTCAGTCTCCTGGTGGACAGCCTGCGTCACACTCCCGGACTCCTAGTGGAGAAACTGTACATGAGCAGGGCAGTCCCACCAGCGCGAGCAGCAGCAATCCCAAAAAAGACGCTGACGTGAACAAGTCCAACTCAGACAGTCCACACGACGCAAACTCCAGCCACGTCCGAGCCAGCACAAACTGCAGTAACAGCAGCTCTGACGGTGGTTCCAACCACGAGGGAGGTAAAGCGGAGTCTGCCCAGCCTAACCTCCGCCCCGGCCGCCTAACTCCCATTTCTCCTTATAAGACAAGCCAACCACTCTACCCCCTGCCCTCCTCTAATATGGGCTACCACGGATCTGTAGTGGGGGCTTACGCTGGCTACCCATCTCAGTTTGCTCACGGGCTGGACCCGACAAAGTCGGGCCTCGGCGTGGGAAGCATGGGAAAGCACCCGAGCTCCAGCCCTCTCACAGGTGCCTCCCCTCCTTCCTTCATGCAGAGTTTATGCAGGGACCCCTACTGTCTAAGCTATCCGGGCGTATCCCATCTCGGCGGAGGCAACTGCAACTCCTGCCTCCACGACCCTTCCTCCACCCTCAAATCAAACTTCCCACTGGTGTACCCCTCCCACCCGCTGCACTCCCTCCACCAAAGCTCCATGTCGTCCAGCGTGTCCTCCTCCCTCTCACATCCCCTCTACACGTATGGCTTCATGCTCAACAACGATCCCCTCCCTCACGCCTGTAACTGGGTGTCAGCCGGGGGGCCGTGCGACAAACGTTTCTCGACGTCCGACGAGCTCCTGGCTcacctgcgcacacacacggCCCTGCCTCTGGGAATGGACAGTAAGCTGATCTCGGTTTCCTCCTCTGGACCTGCCTCCTGCCACCTTCATATCCCCCACCAGAGCAGTCCAGGCTCCATGCCCAGCTCCTTCTCTCTCAGGGCGCCCCCCAGCCTGGGTTTAGCTCGCTATCACCCCTACAGTAAGGTCCATCTGCCCCCCGGACCCTCCCCCATCTCCCTGCACTCTCTGCCCACCACAGGCCCGTACTACCCTCATTACGCTCTCTACAGTCAAAGACTTGGATCTGCATCTGCTCTGGGCTACCAGTGA